The Raphanus sativus cultivar WK10039 chromosome 6, ASM80110v3, whole genome shotgun sequence sequence GccctcttttttttaaaaaagaataatcaATTATGTGAGTTTACtgcaatttattttataattttatactacATAAcgtgaaaaataattttcttaataaagCATTTGCATGTATATACAACTAAAATATATCTCAATTTTGTAGTTTGATATAACATagatatgtctttttttttttgagcaaaacaTAGATATGTCATCTTACACCATTTGAATGTATTTCTTTATACCTTACGAGTGGGAATGGAGTCTGGGTTCTCCTCGATGGACACTGCCTTAAATCCTAAGGGAACCAACACATCTTCGTACCTAAACCTCAAAACACATAGACACACGCACAATTAACATTTTTGCTAATGAATTATACTGCAATATTTACTGGATTATAATTAGCTATGAgtcataaatataattatatatatatgcatgtaagACAAATTGTAGGGTTACGTACGCAGAGACAGATACTTTGTAGGGAGCTCCACCAACATGATCGGTAATCTAATTTATTAAAGAggtaaaagtaaataaataattcatatgttatatgattatataattCTAATAATGGAAATCACACGAAATGGGAAATAATTACCGGATACATGAGAGTTATGAGTTCGCCGTCAGGTTTTAAGAGTTCATACATGGATTTAGCCCATGCAGGTCTCAGCTCCAGTTCAATGGCACAGAAGAACCtgatttattataaaagttaatttAGTGTTAATTAAGTATGCctaacatttttataatgtttatgGCTAATTAACTCACACATAATCGAATATGAGGTCGAATAGTTCATCAGGACGCCAAGTGAAAACGTCTTCCTTCACGAacgcaaagtacattgaattcGGTGCGGAGCCGTAAGTCTATATGTAGTCAACATAAAGTGTTcttgatttttagttttaacaGATTTACGTAAGGTAGTCAGGTGTTTAATTATCAAGACATAAGTGAGCATGCATAAATAACCTCATTAGCTTTCTTGAGAGCCTTTTCAGATATATCTAGTCCAACAACGAAACGTTCGGGGTTTGCCATCGCAACGACATCGTGCCCCTACTCAAGTCAtcatatttaacaaaaatatatacagaATGTTAATGAACAAACATAGAACTTTTCATTATAGCGATTAAacataaagtaaatatttttttcaagagAGTATATAGATTCAACCTAAATCAAGTCGATAGATACACAAAAGGTAAAACATTATCTTCGTTgagttaaaattatatagtttacatCTAAAAAACCAAGCTGAAAACCAAAGATCAAACAAAATCATCTACGAAAAATATACCATTCTTCTTAACGATGTTAAATTAAGGTGTATTGTCTCATGAATCCTAATAAAAGGAAATTTTAATCCCAAATTATGTCATACCTACCAACTCAAAGTAAATTctgttttaatcttttttttggtcaacaattctgttttaatcttttaaattttaaaatatcatgaATATCTTCAAAAACTAGAAAAGTACTGTATATAAACCCTAAAAATAGAACTTAAACCAGATCAAAAGAATACTAACTCCGCCGCAGCCAGGGACAAGAGTACGGCCAAGAGGGAGAGAGGAGGAGTCGAGAAGATGGAGGATGAGAGGTGTGGCTCTTCCCTGATCCCACGGTGTTACACCGTCTTCCCAACATTTTTCCCATCCACCTATTGATTGTATATATGTTACAGTTAGCTTTTACAGATtactaatatcaaaattatagaatttttaaaatttcatttataaaatatatcagttacaaaaattaattcgaaatatatatttaagtttgACTAACTTATCAAGGTATATTAGATGAGAATAACTAATTTGaaacatatataacaaattattaagatatcaaattaataattatgagtgttgatttatatattgTCTTCTATATTTACATTAGCTGTATTCCTCTTTGTTTTTATACCATCGAAAAccttaattataaatatagatattgaGCATATAACGAAAAACATACATTCAAGCAAACATATAATACATGGATAAAATGTTACTGCATGTGTAAGTCTTTACTACTTGTTTTTGAGCTAAATATAACGTTTTACTTTGGACAAACTTATACATCTGTTCACCaattcaaataataattaagtgcATGATATTTGTTAGTGTGACTCATttatcaaatattcacaataatttttcatatagagcatgaaatgtatttatttatatatatggataAAAAACCTAAAATTCCATTAATGTTGgtattaatttttctttctgttaatgaattttagaaataatatagAAGGAATAAATGAATCACCCTCTGCAACAACTTGGGGCTGGAACGTTGCAGCCTCTTCAGGAGTAGGAATAATGTTTCCACCACTGCTGTAACTTGAAGTTTGTTGTTGTTTAGCCATTTTTAGTAGTTGTGAAAAGCTTAGGTATATGATGTGTGTTTATATAGAGGTTaagaaaatgattaaatataaatctaaccaaaaaaaagacaatcattgaataaaattaattttgtatagaGCCATTAGTTATCATTGTGCTCTCACCTTCTCGATGCTTTCTGCCTATTTTTGTGTTTCTCATTGGGATATACCATTGAGATGGCAAAAAATATTCGCATAGACGTTGCcgtatatataaaagaatgacCACCCGCTGGAAAATAAGGGAGAACGCACTaacaaattcaaaaagaaagacCAGTGTGCCTACTGTCTGTTTGGCATActataatagtataattttttttattttgcctTCTCCACAGCCTAATAATAgcaatgaatttttcaaaatagcCTTGAAAGTCTGAGAAATTACTTTATATGCCATTTCTTGTACTCTagaaggagtaggaaatctcAAGTTGACCCTACTTCAAATTCTATATTTGGAATGAAACCATCTCAAAATTTGGAATTACTCTCTCTATTTATATCTTTTAATTGGATAGTTTTCAATTTGAtaactaaacaaaattatataatttaaatgaatatcatgtcaaaaaaacaaatgatgGCTTTGATGTGCTAACTAAAACTGGAAACAAATCCCCACTTTAAGAAATTGAAACGGAAAGAATGATACAGATTAACATAACTATAGTTAAGCAAAGAAAATTCAATCTCATTTGAAACGTTTAGTTAATTATTTGTGGGAAACAGACAAATAATTTAACTctttcaatatataaaatagaatttgaaGTAAAATACTATAACTcttctctattttttactttacaataaaatgaaaatattatataaaatataatttgaagtAAAATACTTTAACTcttctctattttttactttacaataaaatgaaaatatatttattttatatatagtatagtttattttttcatcattttatttttattctaaaataaatatcattgaAGTAGAAGTACTTAGCTCGATAATAGAATTGCTAAACTATAGGAAACCATTACAGGTCTCATTCTCTTTTAGTTTTAGACTTTTAGGTGTGTAAATTTTGACGATATGAGCTATTGCTTTTGGCTCATTTGAATGTTCAGAAAAGAGTCTATCAATGGACTGTACCTCTATTTGAGGATTAAAtctgtgtttttaatagatccGGATTTAACCTTTTTCagtacccaaaaaaaaaatttgacaacGTGGATATCATGCATGAGAATTCAACATTGGTTCTCGCTAAAAAGTAAAACAacacatctattctattaattcttcaacatgtccaattgatagtaagttatgtccaatttaaaatgTAACTGCATAAAGTGAACTATAACTACTTCTAAGAAATAAGTATGTAACTGCTCCACATTCTATATGTAAGATTACGTTTGAAAATATAACCGTCAGAGTCAAAACACATATGACTATTAAACGCTGTCGTTTCTTTCTTTGTGAAACCGCGGGCATGATTCTTTACACTATTTTTCAGTGCTGACCGTTGAGACATATCTTATTTATCTCAGGCAGGGATATATATTGACTTCTTaactcagtttttttttcttttttctggtcAGCAacttagtttttagattttttttcatttcatatataaaatatcaaaaatagtttagattatttgaatattttgttaacaaatTAAGATTTATGATATCTGACAAAAATATcaagattttaaaattcataaatatatatttatttaataaattattgacATGAAAACTGAAAATCCTAACttcttaataaaaaattatacaaaacagatttaaaaacataattaaaaactaaaagaaaagtaaaatttatctATTGATTCAACCAGAAGTTTAACCGGTAACCGGGTTCtgggttttagtgatttatgcgggttttattggatttttaaatagTAAGACTTAAAAATTCATAAGTATTATATGTGtcatgtgaataataaaattaaaccttaaatccaaagTAAATCAAAAGTagaacatttttaataaattgtcaattacaaaactgaaaatcctaacttctttattaaaaactatacaaacagattttaaaaacataattaaaaaattaaaaaaagtaaaaattatctattggttcaaccagtggttcaaccggtaatcGGTTCCGGGTCTTAATGATTTCTGCAGGTTTTATTaggtttttaaatattggtTTTTTCATAAAATCCAAATCGGATTATCTTGGGTAACCAAATTTATCGGTTAAACCACATATCCCAATCTGGCTTCAAAACACTGAGTATGAGActtttagaatatataatttttattataaaatatatttttatatttttttgtaataattatataattatttttaaaaaattatatcccGCGGATAATCGCAAAATTAAATGGGGCGGGTGCccgtacaaattatttgtttgcaggttgtgcgggttatatttttgaccaaaacaaaattaaaaccaGCGGATTAGCGGGTTCGACCGGAAACCCAGCCCTAACCGAACGTATACCAGATCgattttttaaattgctattatttaataaaatatattttgattaagatttacacACAagtatgattacaaagaaaaatacaaatataaccacaaagaaaacacaaatatgagaattaaattaaaataaaaaatatatccgccctttaaGACGGTCAAAGACAGTTATTTTTAAACGTGTAAATAGTACATTCGGTTCTGACtaggaaacataaaaatgtaaatgtttATTGACGTATATAGATCATAGAGGCAGATGCCATGAGAATGCGACGGTAAAGGAGGAATCATCACACTGACTTCTTCTTCCATCTGCCAACTTTTTCCATTCcctgaaaattaatatcaatttCTAAAccgttttctttttgttttttcttttttttttctttttcttatttcacATTGAAATTAATTAAGTGACGAAGTTGAATTGTATTTTACCTTGCGTGTATCTGGAGCAAGTTCGTTATCAACAATAGAGATCAGCTCAAATCCTAAGGGAATCAAAAGCTCCTCATAGCTacaaacaacaaaattaaagaAGTTCAATTCTCTAACCAACGAGAGTCATTAAAGGAATTTCAGAGTTATGGAAGATttaaggagaagatgaagattaATTACGCTGAGACTGATACTCTGTAAGGAGGTAGACCAGGTGTTCCACCAGTTAACTGCATAACATAGTTAGgtaaacaaacattttttttaaaaaaagacgatatacatatatatgtagcGACTAGAGATAAAATGTTTAATGATTTTCTCTTACAGGATACATCAATGTTATAAGCTCTCCACCAGGGTTCAGAAGTTCTTGCATACGCTTTGCCCATAGAGGTCGAACTTTAGGTTCAAAGGCACAGAAGAAACTGCGATAATTATCATAATTTCggatttgaccaaaaaaaaagttaatcatAATTTCGGACATGTCAGGTGGAGTTTCTCTTCttcatatttattaaaacatataaagcTATAGAATGGATTAAGAACTATACTTGTAGTCAAAAATAAGATCGAATTTTTCAGTAGGCTCCCAAGTGAAGAAATCTTCTTTCAAGAAGGAGAAATGTTTTGAATTAGCGAATGAAGAGAACATCTGCATTTTTTGAGATTTCAACGTCAATTATTTTTCAAGTTACTTTCAAACATTCAACTAAGAAAGTCCATATTATCACCTTTATTGATCTTTCGACTGAGGTTTTTGAAAGTTCGAGACCAACAACATGACGATCAGGATTTGCCATCACAACCACATCATAGCCCTGTCCAAAAACACTTTTCAGACAATGGATATTGGAACATAGAATTGACAGAGATGATGAGAGCAGGAGTTCCAAGGTGACGAATAGCCGATCGAGGTGCTAAACCTTGCACAAGACGTAATCTGAATAATATGACAAAGGAGAAGATATATAAAAACCACTTACGGTTCCACATCCAGGAACCAAAGCTCTTCCATTAGGCAAAGAGCCCGTTTCGCAAAGATGAACAACAATGGGAGTTGCTTCTCCTAAATCCCACAGTGTTCGTCCCTCTACCCACATTTTTTCCCATCCACCTTGACAGAAAAAAAACCAACATGCATCAAATTAACCAATCATGTTCTTTAAAATGCATTCATAAATCACAAAACAAGCGTGAATGTAATCCTTTAACATCACAATAACAAAGATCACGTAACAGATATATTGGTTAAGATTGTTTACCAGGAGGCTCTTTGATATGATCCATATTGGTTGATCTATCCATCTAAACGTCTCTTGTTCTTACGGTTGAAGTTATTCTTCTTTGTTGCCTGAGGGTTATAACGTTActtgtataattatatataacctAGACCTGCGTATAATTTTCTACATCAGAGAAAGATGATTCAAAGTACCTaagattattaaaatatatctggAGACGAGGTGTCTACTCTAACAACTAATGCGATCAACCCTGACGTCTGGAGACGAGGTGTCTACTCTAACAACCAATGCGATCAACCCTGACGTCTGGATAAACTCAACAAGACTTTTTCAACCTTCTGAACTcaggaaaaatatattatatattcaagCCTGATACATGTGGCGAGCACAAAGCGAACTAGATTTTCTccttttactaaaaaaaaacagattaaataagAGACAGAAATGTTGAATACTACAGTTAGATACTAGTATTATATATCATGTGAATGTGtgttaacaaatatttttttcggCTGTTTCATAGCTTATACAAAATGGTCCTTACACGTTTAGTTTACGATGAAGAATCATAAAACATCCACAGGTTGAAGCGTATAAGCTTCTGTAATGATCAGTAAGGCATCATCAATATTCACACCATCACTATTCTCAGAGGAGTGAGAcgttgaattttttatttagggCATATGTTAGAGCTTTTAGTCAATGGAATTAGTCTGgcgaaatgaaaaaaaatgatcAGAGTTGGTCCTTGGAAGTCCCACGGAGTTGCTACTGTTTCCCATGCAAGATGACGAGTGTGTTCATGAGAGTTTATTCATATGAGTCATCAGCTGCAGCTCATGACGTAAATATTGAGCTCGGTGTTAGAAGTGAAGCTTCTGTCTCAGTTGGAGAGCTTAGTGTTACAGTTGTGAATAGTAGTGTAAGATATACATGGACAGTGATAATTTTTAACAGAGTGATTCAGTTGTTCAATTGTATTGATCTTGTTATGAGAAGATAGATTTTATAACACCATGTAACGTTACAAATAGTTGAGAATTTATCCTATAAAATCACAACGATGGGggttttcaaaaatttagaCAAAAGAATATGTTGTGGATGGGGGAGAGATTCACAATTTACAAAAGAGACTTGTATCCATCCTCTTGTGTTCCCGGGAGAAGATAAGATAAAGTGGGGAATCAATCGAGGTAGAAGAGAGTGACGATCTTGCGGAGATTTTTAGCTTCTTGACATGTCTCCATGAGAAGCTTACTGTCATGAAAGGCAAAGCAGATCACTTGCTGTACTTGTGATATGATGTCCATATTACACAGCCTGCACAAAACGACAATGAAATAAAGTCTCATGTCTAATATCCTTTTTGAACATCAAATGTGTGATGATGAATTCAGAGACCAACCTGCTGGCTTCTAATAATGGCAAATGGTCATTGTGTGGCTTTTCTACCACGTTTTGTACCTGTGAACAAGAGTAAAAGAGTTTGGAGATGAAAAGAATCAAACAAGATATCCTGAATCTGGTGGTTACTTACTTTAGACAAGAGTTCTTGGCTCTCAGGAGGTTGTTTTTTCAAACTTTGAGGCAAAATGACTGTAAGAAGCTCTGGTCTCTCTGCTCTCAACGCACCTCTGATAACAGCTGCGTTAGTTCCAGATGCACCTGaagtatatatatgatttttctgCACCAAGAGAGAAGGGTTTacgaaaaaaatctaaaaaagaaaaatttggagtaaaaacacaaaaaaaaaaaagatgaagcTCAAAAATGGGAGTCATACAGTAATAACCATGGCGTAGCTAAGTATCTCGATGAGCTCTTGATGCATGAAACCCATGTTCCTGGTCCCAAAGAAGCCAATTGTTCTAGGCCCTTGTTGCTGTATCGCCAACAGCTCCTGTTGATTACATATATAGTAGACATGGGTGGGTCACAGGCTCTCACAGCTAAAAGCTAAAAAAGAGAAAGTAGTGTGGTTACTTACTTGAATGTAATCAACATCAGGGGAAGGTTTGAGCTCAGAGACAGCAACTGAACCAGATCCTTCAACGATGGCCTGTGCCTGAGTAGGAATCCGGAGGCCTCCGGAATCTTCATCTGATTCAAGCCCACATGTAATgtgatcatcttcttcatttctccaaGTATCTATGTTGGCTTGATCTTCCTTGTGTTGGGGAAAACACTACACAATAATACAAAGCATAGAGTAATCAGACCACACAATCTCTTCAAAGGTCAAAAAAATCTTAACGCTTTTGTATACCTACTTATCAATCAAAACAATTCAACAACAGAGATATCTTAAAGCTTTTATATACCCTAcctataaaaatcataataattcgaaaaagaaaacaaatatcttTGACAAAtcaaaactgattttttttttcttttttcttttcaagaagGCCAATGAAACctgaaaaaaaatacaaattgaaTGAAACAAGCAGAGAAAGAGCAAAGAGGCAGAGCTTCATCAGAAAAAAATCTCTTAAATGTATTCCGAGTTAAAAGACATCACTTGCTCCAACAAACTCTAACCTAAAACATGACCTAACTAACAACTACCATTGAAGACGACGAAAGCGATGAGAACAataatgaatgaatgaatgctGTCTTatacattaaaaaataaaaacacttttCAGGTTATGATACAATCGTGTGATGAGACAAAAAGATCAGCCATTCTAACACAATCTGTCGGAATGCTACAAAAGTAAattaacacacacaaaaaaaaagacgagAGAATTAAAGCAAGTAAAATCAGAATACCATGGGAACAGAGGGAGAAGAGGATCTGGATCGCCGGGGAAAAAGCTGCGACAATGAAGAAGAAGTAGTAGTAGAAGAACGGAGaatgaaattagggttttgcgATCGGAGAGGCTTATGAGAAGAATCCGGAGGAGGAGAAATCAAAGAAGGTGTAAGAGGCAGAAGAAGGAGCCTCATAGGTAGAGACGAACTCatctatctatctctctctctctcccaaaCACTGTTtaacttctcttctcttctgtcTCCAACGCAgatataatttagaaaaaaattgacAGAGAATCAATCCTTTCACTGCTTCGTCCAacaagtagaagaagaagaagataaaacacACAGACGAATCcaaaaccaacaaaaaatagttttttttttaattggagaATATTATTGGGATTCCATAGCAGCTGTAATAAGTCCAATAAAATTAGTTGTTTTAAattgacttcttctttttttttgtcatgggCTTAATACACTTCAAAAGccttttaactttttatggCCT is a genomic window containing:
- the LOC108806253 gene encoding probable thiol methyltransferase 1 isoform X2, with product MAKQQQTSSYSSGGNIIPTPEEAATFQPQVVAEGGWEKCWEDGVTPWDQGRATPLILHLLDSSSLPLGRTLVPGCGGGHDVVAMANPERFVVGLDISEKALKKANETYGSAPNSMYFAFVKEDVFTWRPDELFDLIFDYVFFCAIELELRPAWAKSMYELLKPDGELITLMYPITDHVGGAPYKVSVSAYEDVLVPLGFKAVSIEENPDSIPTRKGKEMLARWKKIN
- the LOC108806253 gene encoding probable thiol methyltransferase 1 isoform X1, whose translation is MAKQQQTSSYSSGGNIIPTPEEAATFQPQVVAEGGWEKCWEDGVTPWDQGRATPLILHLLDSSSLPLGRTLVPGCGGGHDVVAMANPERFVVGLDISEKALKKANETYGSAPNSMYFAFVKEDVFTWRPDELFDLIFDYVFFCAIELELRPAWAKSMYELLKPDGELITLMYPITDHVGGAPYKVSVSAYEDVLVPLGFKAVSIEENPDSIPTRERDACEVEEDQLIQERSDLTV
- the LOC108806253 gene encoding probable thiol methyltransferase 1 isoform X3, whose amino-acid sequence is MAKQQQTSSYSSGGNIIPTPEEAATFQPQVVAEGGWEKCWEDGVTPWDQGRATPLILHLLDSSSLPLGRTLVPGCGGGHDVVAMANPERFVVGLDISEKALKKANETYGSAPNSMYFAFVKEDVFTWRPDELFDLIFDYVFFCAIELELRPAWAKSMYELLKPDGELITLMYPITDHVGGAPYKVSVSAYVRRCVGSLRI
- the LOC108806252 gene encoding probable thiol methyltransferase 2 — protein: MDRSTNMDHIKEPPGGWEKMWVEGRTLWDLGEATPIVVHLCETGSLPNGRALVPGCGTGYDVVVMANPDRHVVGLELSKTSVERSIKMFSSFANSKHFSFLKEDFFTWEPTEKFDLIFDYNFFCAFEPKVRPLWAKRMQELLNPGGELITLMYPLTGGTPGLPPYRVSVSAYEELLIPLGFELISIVDNELAPDTRKGMEKVGRWKKKSV
- the LOC108806251 gene encoding uncharacterized protein LOC108806251 encodes the protein MSSSLPMRLLLLPLTPSLISPPPDSSHKPLRSQNPNFILRSSTTTSSSLSQLFPRRSRSSSPSVPMCFPQHKEDQANIDTWRNEEDDHITCGLESDEDSGGLRIPTQAQAIVEGSGSVAVSELKPSPDVDYIQELLAIQQQGPRTIGFFGTRNMGFMHQELIEILSYAMVITKNHIYTSGASGTNAAVIRGALRAERPELLTVILPQSLKKQPPESQELLSKVQNVVEKPHNDHLPLLEASRLCNMDIISQVQQVICFAFHDSKLLMETCQEAKNLRKIVTLFYLD